The Deltaproteobacteria bacterium region GAGGAAGGAGCAGACATGAAGCAACGTGCTGACCTGAAGAGCGGTTCCCACCCCGAACCGGGCCGGCAGGGAGAAGAGTCCCGCCTGCCTGTCAAAGGCCGTATCCTGGCAGGCATAGAGAATGTCAAAACCAGCGATGTAAGTCAAGAGGGCCATGGAGAGGGTCAGCACCGGCCAATCGATCCCTCCCGTAACAGCGATCCAGGCGCCCAGGGGGGCAAGGGAAATGCCGAACCCCAGAAACAGGTGGGAAAACGTGGTGAACCGCTTGGTGTATGAATAGAAAAAAAGGACTCCCAGGACCGGGAAGGAGAGGAAAAAGCACAAAGGGCTGATCATGGCGGCAGCGAGGACGAAAAGGGCGGAGAAAAGCACCACAAAAAGGGCCGCTGCCCTTACAGAGATCGTTCCCCTCGGGATCGCTCTGTTGCTGGTCCGCGGGTTTCGGGCATCGTAGCGGGCGTCCACGATCCGGTTGAAGCCCATGGCCGCGGAGCGCGCCCCCACCATGGCCACCAGGATCCAGAACAGGAGAGAGAAGGAAAGGGGATGATCTCGGCGGGCCAGGAGTACGGCGGCAAGGGCGAAGGGAAGAGCGAACACCGTGTGGCTGAACTTAATCATCCGAGCGAAGATCCCGACCCGGCCGAGAAGGTCCGGAACCGAAGCGTTTCTCTCTCCCTCCCTTCCGGCCTCCAGCATTTTCCAGACACACAGGGTGCGTTCGAGGTAATTGAAGAGCTCGTAGAAAAGGACCCCTAGAAGGCTCATGCCGATGATTCCGGCGAACATCCTATCATAGGCCGCACGGCCCCAGGAATCCATAATGAGAAAGCCGAGCCCCCTGGAGGTGGCAAAGGACTCCACGAAGAAGAGAACCGCGATGCCCGCCCCTGTGCCGATCCTGAGGGCCGTGAAACCGTGGGGAAGGGCTGCGGGAATCAGGATGTGCCTCAGGGCCTGCCATCCCCCTCCGCCCATGGAGCGAAAGGAATCCAGGTGTTTCTTGTCCATCCCCAGGATCCCGTCCCGGGTGGCCACCAGAATCTGGTACCCGGTGATCAGTGCTATCATGAGGATCTTGGGGGCGTTTCCCAGCCCCAGGAGAAGAAAAAAGACGGGTAGGAGCACAATTTTCGGGATGGGATAGGTCAGGAAAACGAGGGGCGCGAGCAGATCATCCGCCTTCCTGGAGTATCCCAAGAAGATCCCGGAAGGGAAGGCCGCTGCCCACCCAAGGGCCATTCCCGCGCCGACCCGCAAGGCGCTGATACCAAAATGCCCCCAGAAGACCGAGGTCTTCAACTCCCGGCCGAAGGCACGGAAGGCCACCTCGGGGGGAGGCAACACCGCGGAACCAAGAAACGCCGCACACCCCTTCCAAAGGGCGATGAGCAGAAGACCGGAAATCATGTAGCGTCCCATCCGTCTCATCCCAGCGCCCTCCGGACCTCCCGGATCCTTTCAAAGTATTCGGGTTCCATCCGGAAGTTCGGGTTCCCGAAACCTCGATTTTCGATGATCACCTTGACCCGGGCCGGACGATCCGTCAATACCATGATATGCCGCCCCAGAAAGACGGCTTCCTCCACGCTATGGGTCACCAGGACATAGGTCAGGCGCCTTGTCCTCCACATGGTCAGGATGGTGTCCTGGAGACGTTCCCTCGTAAGGGCGTCCAGGGAAGAAAAGGGTTCGTCCATCAGGAGGATCGACGGGTCCGAGGCCAAGGCACGGGCGATAGCCACCCTCTGTTTTTGGCCTCCGCTCAACTGGACAGGGTAGCGATCCGCCAGAGGCAGCAGTCCCAGGTCATCGAGAAGACCGGCGGTGACATCTCTGCACTTATCGCGTT contains the following coding sequences:
- a CDS encoding UbiA family prenyltransferase, which encodes MLEAGREGERNASVPDLLGRVGIFARMIKFSHTVFALPFALAAVLLARRDHPLSFSLLFWILVAMVGARSAAMGFNRIVDARYDARNPRTSNRAIPRGTISVRAAALFVVLFSALFVLAAAMISPLCFFLSFPVLGVLFFYSYTKRFTTFSHLFLGFGISLAPLGAWIAVTGGIDWPVLTLSMALLTYIAGFDILYACQDTAFDRQAGLFSLPARFGVGTALQVSTLLHVCSFLFFFLVFIVFDMGLPYMAALFLIGALMVAEHSLVRPHDLSRIDLAFFHVNSAISLTLFFGVLANEIARGIH
- a CDS encoding ABC transporter ATP-binding protein; amino-acid sequence: MISVQGLSMSFGVDTEVLDGISFTLSPGRTLAVIGPSGCGKTTLLYILAGLLHPTSGRVEKGSGKEAAPPNTAFILQDYGLFPWKTVWENVFLAPKLKGWKRDKCRDVTAGLLDDLGLLPLADRYPVQLSGGQKQRVAIARALASDPSILLMDEPFSSLDALTRERLQDTILTMWRTRRLTYVLVTHSVEEAVFLGRHIMVLTDRPARVKVIIENRGFGNPNFRMEPEYFERIREVRRALG